One region of Oryza sativa Japonica Group chromosome 10, ASM3414082v1 genomic DNA includes:
- the LOC4348914 gene encoding probable cytokinin riboside 5'-monophosphate phosphoribohydrolase LOGL10: MRQSRFKRICVFCGSSQGKKRSYHDAAIELGNELVARSIDLVYGGGSIGLMGLVSQAVFDGGRHVIGVIPKTLMTPEISGETVGEVRPVADMHQRKAEMARQSDAFIALPGGYGTLEELLEVITWAQLGIHHKPVGLLNVDGYYNSLLTFIDKAVEEGFINTSARRIIVMAPTAEELMDKLEEYVPYHDRVASKLNWEMGHLGY, translated from the exons atgaggcaGTCGAGGTTCAAGAGGATCTGCGTCTTCTGCGGCAGCAGccaggggaagaagaggagctACCATGACGCCGCCATTGAGCTCGGCAACGAGCTG GTGGCGAGGAGCATAGACCTGGtgtacggcggcggcagcatcgGCCTCATGGGGCTCGTCTCTCAGGCGGTCTTCGACGGCGGCCGCCACGTCATCGG GGTCATTCCCAAGACTCTCATGACGCCAGAG ATAAGTGGTGAGACAGTGGGGGAGGTGAGGCCAGTTGCTGATATGCACCAAAGGAAGGCAGAGATGGCAAGGCAGTCTGATGCCTTCATAGCCCTACCTG GAGGGTACGGGACTCTGGAGGAGCTGCTCGAGGTGATTACATGGGCACAGCTTGGCATCCATCATAAGCCG GTTGGGCTGCTCAACGTCGACGGGTACTACAACTCGCTGCTGACGTTCATCGACAAGGCGGTGGAGGAAGGGTTCATCAACACCAGCGCGCGGCGGATCATCGTCATGGCGCCGACGGCGGAGGAGCTGATGGACAAGCTAGAG GAGTACGTGCCTTACCACGACAGGGTGGCATCGAAGCTGAACTGGGAGATGGGCCACCTAGGTTACTGA
- the LOC4348915 gene encoding mitochondrial import inner membrane translocase subunit PAM16 like 2, which translates to MAGKLIANLIVMGSGIIGRAMLQAYRKALDNANKTGVAHETINNIRRASKTMTEQEARQILGVSEQSTWEEIAQRYDNLFERNAKSGSFYLQSKVHRAKECLENVYQKNKQDGTPP; encoded by the exons ATG GCAGGGAAGCTTATTGCAAACTTGATTGTCATGGGCTCTGGGATTATAGGAAGAGCTATGCTCCAAGCATACCGGAAAGCACTTGATA ATGCAAATAAAACTGGTGTGGCCCATGAAACAATTAATAACATTCGTAGAGCCAGCAAAACAATGACTGAGCAAGAAGCTAGGCAGATACTCGGTGTATCTGAGCAGTCAACTTGGGAAGAGATTGCACAG CGCTATGATAATTTATTTGAAAGAAATGCAAAATCTGGGAGCTTTTATCTTCAGTCGAAGGTCCACCGAGCAAAGGAATGCCTAGAGAATGTGTACCAAAAGAATAAGCAAGATGGAACACCACCTTGA
- the LOC4348915 gene encoding mitochondrial import inner membrane translocase subunit PAM16 like 2 isoform X1, producing the protein MGSGIIGRAMLQAYRKALDNANKTGVAHETINNIRRASKTMTEQEARQILGVSEQSTWEEIAQRYDNLFERNAKSGSFYLQSKVHRAKECLENVYQKNKQDGTPP; encoded by the exons ATGGGCTCTGGGATTATAGGAAGAGCTATGCTCCAAGCATACCGGAAAGCACTTGATA ATGCAAATAAAACTGGTGTGGCCCATGAAACAATTAATAACATTCGTAGAGCCAGCAAAACAATGACTGAGCAAGAAGCTAGGCAGATACTCGGTGTATCTGAGCAGTCAACTTGGGAAGAGATTGCACAG CGCTATGATAATTTATTTGAAAGAAATGCAAAATCTGGGAGCTTTTATCTTCAGTCGAAGGTCCACCGAGCAAAGGAATGCCTAGAGAATGTGTACCAAAAGAATAAGCAAGATGGAACACCACCTTGA
- the LOC4348916 gene encoding UDP-xylose transporter 1: MSSATDGAASRLGVAGALGMSVTSSVAIVICNKYLISTLGFFFATTLTSWHLMVTFCTLYVAQRLRFFEAKPIDAQTVISFGLLNGISIGLLNLCLGFNSVGFYQMTKLAIIPFTMLLETIFLSKKFSRSIKISLMVLLLGVGIASVTDLQLNLLGSIIAVLTIAATCVSQILTNQIQRRLKVSSTQLLYQSSPYQSAVLLVTGPFVDKLLTNRDVFAFTYTFQVVAFIVLSCSIAVCVNFSTFLVIGTTSPVTYQVLGHLKTCLILSFGYVLLRDPFTFRNVAGILVAIFGMGLYSFFSVSESRDKKLADGPSPPLPISSSQMAEMKDSEPLLGGGGGAAAKSSPWNEVKGLQSFDEVPRTAKSAFSRP; encoded by the exons ATGTCGTCGGCGACGGACGGCGCGGCGTCGAGGCTCGGCGTCGCCGGGGCTCTGGGGATGTCGGTCACGTCGTCGGTGGCTATTGTCATCTGCAATAAGTACCTTATCAGCACCCTGGGCTTCTTCTTCG cGACGACGCTGACGAGCTGGCACCTGATGGTGACCTTCTGCACGCTGTACGTCGCGCAGCGGCTGCGGTTCTTCGAGGCGAAGCCGATCGATGCGCAGACCGTCATCTCCTTCGGGCTGCTCAATGGTATCTCCATTGGCCTCCTCAACCTTTGCCTTGGATTCAACTCAGTTGGCTTCTACCAG ATGACCAAGCTGGCTATCATACCATTCACCATGCTCTTGGAAACCATCTTTCTTAGCAAGAAGTTCAG CCGGAGCATCAAGATCTCCCTCATGGTCTTGCTCCTTGGAGTCGGTATCGCGTCGGTGACCGATCTCCAGCTCAATCTCCTCGGCTCGATCATCGCCGTGCTCACCATCGCCGCGACGTGCGTCAGCCAGATT CTGACGAACCAAATCCAGAGGAGGCTGAAGGTGTCGTCGACGCAGCTGCTGTACCAGTCGTCGCCGTACCAGTCCGCCGTGCTGCTCGTCACCGGCCCGTTCGTCGACAAGCTCCTCACCAACCGCGACGTCTTCGCCTTCACCTACACCTTCCAAGTCGTG GCGTTCATCGTGCTGTCCTGCTCGATCGCGGTGTGCGTGAACTTCAGCACGTTCCTGGTGATCGGGACGACGTCGCCGGTGACGTACCAGGTGCTGGGGCACCTCAAGACGTGCCTCATCCTCTCCTTCGGCTACGTCCTCCTCAGGGACCCCTTCACCTTCCGCAACGTCGCCGGCATCCTCGTCGCCATCTTCGGGATGGGCCTCTACTCCTTCTTCTCCGTCTCCGAGTCCCGCGACAAGAAGCTCGCCGAcggcccctcccctcctctccccatcTCTTCCTCCCAG ATGGCGGAGATGAAGGACTCGGAGCCGctgctgggcggcggcggcggcgcggcggcgaagagctCGCCGTGGAACGAGGTGAAGGGGTTGCAGAGCTTCGACGAGGTGCCGAGGACGGCGAAGAGCGCGTTCAGCCGgccgtga